The window CTCCGCTTATATCGGCGACGGGTCCAACCGTTGGCCAGCTGTGCATCGACTTGACGCGGCGCATCTTTTCCGGCTGGCGCTGGAATCCGCTCCGGCAGGTTCAAAACTGGACGGGGTTGGGGACGAGGGTATACCATTCCGCGACATCGCCGATGCAATAGGCCGCCGCCTGAACCTGCCCGTAGTCAGCATTTCGCGCGGGGAGGCGGACGCCCACTTCGGCTTTCTCGGCGCCATTGCAGCGCTTGACTTCCCAAGGTCGAGCATACGGACCCAGGAACTCCTGAACTGGAAACCGGCGCATCCCGGTCTGCTCACAGACCTCGAACAGGGCGACTACTTTGACAAGATAACACACAGGCGCATTTGACAATAGTTGCATGACCGCATTCGGTCATTAAGATCTTTTTATATCCATGACTTCGCCTAAAACATTTCTGAGATCCGTCATAATCTTGTACAACCGCTCCCGGTCAGCCAGGGCTTCTGTATGTTCTGTCCGGGCGACTTCAAAACGACGCAGCAACGCTTTGTTCTCTGCCTTTAACGCAGATATCTCAAGCCTTGCCTTGTCCAGCTCTTCTTCCAAAACTTCGGATTTAGTCACAGTTTCCCCATTCGAATATACCTACATTCAATGCAATCTACCTTATAGATGCGTTTTGGGCCTCGAAGGCTTTGATTTCCGCATAGAGGTCCTTAAGGGGCATTTCACCGTACAACGTTCGCTGCCATTCGGTGTAATTAAAAGGTTCACGCAACATAAGGGTGATAAAACGCTCGGCTTCCACGATTCCAAGGGTGTCCGCCAGAATCCGCATTCCGTCGCTTTTTAGCAATGCGTCACTTTTCATTGGTATACTCCTCCACAAAAGTTATTGGATTCACCACCGCAATACCGCGTATGTTTTTATTGAGAATTTTTTTATCGGTAGTGATGAAATAATCACAAGCGGCATAGATTGATGAAGCGATATGTAATGCGTCTTTGGAGCGCAGCTTCTGTTCCATTAGTTCACCGGCGTTGAGTAAGATTGTCTCATTCAGGGTACAGTGAACCGTTGCCAAATCTTTCCAGGCTTTGATCCGCTCGCGCTTTTCGGGAAAGGGATTGTCATTATTTTCATACTCATTCACCGAGGACCATACCAAATCAAGTTGTTTCTCTTTGACCAGTTCCTGTATATACAGTTTTGCCTCGGCTTCTAATCGGACTATAATGGCAAGCTGTTCATCAAAAGGCCGATTATAGCTGCAATTATCCAGATATATTCTCATACCCCTACTATACTGTAAAAATGGGGATATAGCCAACAGTACAATTACAGTAAGTGCCAGGTTGCCCCCTCGTGCCGCACTCGCCGTCTATCATGCGTTTTTCCACATTGACAATCCTGTTTGCCTTGAGGAATTTGTTTAATTCGTCGCATACTGTTGCCAAATCGAGTTGTTTCTCTATAACCAGTTCCATAATTAAGCGGATTTTGGAACTGAATCAATTTGCTTTCATTGAAAACGCAACTGCGCCCATCTCTGCAGTTTTGAATTAAAAAAAGCAGAGATAAGCGCAGTCAGATTAATCCTGTCATGGAGGATCAACACCCTCCGGCAGTGGTTGCGGGCCTGTGATTTTTCATTTTCTTTGCCGCGCCCTTGCCCCTGACAAATCCTCATTTTTCTGCTATACTCGCTATACTTATATGTGGATAAAAAAATGAAATTTCCTGCTGTGGCTTTTGATCTGGATGGCACTCTTTACCCGAACTACAGTTTCTATGCAAGGCTCGTTCCTTTTTTATTGAAGGAACAGCGTTACCTGAGGGCCTTCGGGAAGGCCAGGGACAGGCTCAGGGCCGAGGAATGCAATTTGGCTGCGCCGAATTGCTTGGAAGTTTCGTCAGGCGAAACTCCAGGCCGCCTTTCCGAAAGGAACTTGTCATTCTATGAGCGGCAGGCTGCCTACATGGGGGAGATTCTCCATGCGAAGCCGGAGCTGCTCCTTCAAAAAACCGAAAAAATCATTTACCGGGGCTGGGAGCCTATCTTCAAAAAGGTCAGGCTTTTTCCCCATGTGATAGAGACCCTCAGGGCGCTTAAGGAAGCGGGGGTCAGGCTGGGGCTCCTTTCCGATTTCCCCCCGGAGGCCAAGCTTGAAAACCTGGGGCTGGGCGGGCTTTGGGATGCGGTGCTCTGCTCCGAGGCTATAGGCTGCCTCAAGCCCGGGCCCCTGCCCTTCGCGGAACTGGCGAAAACCATGGGCTGCACCCCCGGGGAGATGCTCTACGTGGGGAACAGTTTCCGCTACGATGTGCTGGGCGCGCAAGGGGCGGGCATGAAGGCTGCCTGGGTGGTTTCCCGGTCCAAGGCCAAAAAACAGGCTCGGGGCCTGAAAAACGCGCCTGCGGCGGAACTGCCAGCGAAGCCCGCAGCGGATTTTGTCTTTTCCGACTATCGCAAATTGCGCGATTATGTGTTAACCTAGAAGGCAAATGGGCTTTTTTACCGTAGGAAACCTCTTAACCCTGGGCATTGTAGCCTTGGTTCTCATTCTGTACCGCCAATTGGACAGGCGGGGCCGTTCCCTGGACAAGCTGAGCAAATTCGCCGAAAAAATCAAAACCGAATTCAGGGCCTTTACGGACGAACAGGGGGAAGCGGTAAGCGGTTACCGCGCGGAACTCAAGGTGGAGCAGGAAGCTGCCAAGGTCCTGATGGATCGGATTAAAACCACCAACGAAGAACTGGCCGAAAAGTCCGCCGCTGTCGCGCGACTGGAAGAACGGCTCAAAACCTACGAAAGCTCCATGGAAGAGTTGTCGGGCATGACCGGCAGGGTACAGGAAAACCTCAACAGGATACGGGACGAGTCCGCTTTTGTGGAAGGGGCTGCCCGGCGCGTTACCGAGGCCAAGTCCGGCCTTGAGGATCTGGAGAACGGCCTTCAGAGCCTTGAGATCCGCTTTGAGCGGGACAATGCCGAATCCCTGGAGAAGACTGCCGAGTCCGTCATAGCGGCGGTGAGGTCCGCGGTTTCCGATCTCGAAGCCAATGCGGAAACCATAGAGCGACAGGTGGACGAGCACCGCGATGCGGTGAACAAGATAGAACAGGAACGGGCCGCAAGCCTGGCTCGGGACATGGACATAGTGAACAGGACCCTCAAGACTGCTGTCGAGCAGGCGGGACTCAGGGCGGACCGCATGGAAGAAGCAGCCCTGGTCAAGCTCAAGGAGCAGGCCCAGGAACGCATCAGGCGGCTTCAGGCGGCGGAGGAAGAGCGGCTCAAGACCTACCAGGAAAGCGCCAAAAACCGGGTGGCGGAGAGCCAGGGGCTGGTAAAAACGTTCCGCGAGGAATGGCGCACAGAACGCCAGGAATGGGAAACCAGGGATAAAGCCCTCAGGGATGAATGGAAAAAAGATCTTCAGGAGATGAAGAATGCTGTGGCGGATCAGGAAGCCCAGCTGGTAAAAGTTTCGGAAGAGATGAAACGCAAAGCCCTGGAAGTTACAGGCGCGAGGCTCGAAGAATACCGCCAGGCCCAGGACGGGGAATTCAGGCGCCTCGAAGCCCTCACCGAAGACAGCCGCAAGCTGGACGCGGAGCTCCGCAGGAGCATGCAGGAAGTCACAGCGAAAGTCCGTGACGAGTTTATCCTTTTCGAAACCGAGTCCGACAATGCCCGCAAGGCCGCGGCTGAAGAATTCAGTTCCGCTGCTGCTGCACTCAGGCAGGATATGGAAGGTGTAGAAAAAGAATTAAACAGCCTCAAGAACCAGGCTTATCAAAATGTGTCGGAAAAACTGCAAGTCTTCGAAGACGATTTCTTTGCGGACCTGGCCCGCCGTTCAGGGGACATAGAGCGCCGCCTTTCGGAATGGCAGGACAACCTCGAAACCAAACTCAAAGCCCTGGGCGAAGACGCGGAAACCAGGCGGCAGGATCTTGAAACGAAGCTCAGCGAAGACATGAAAAAAACCCTTGACGCCCAGACCGGCAAGCTCCTTTCGGATCTTGAACGGCTTAAGATCGAGTCCGGCGCTTTTGAAGAAAGCATACGAGGCAGGATGAATGCTGCCGACGATTCCCTTGCATCCTACAAGGCTGAGCTCGACCATAACCTTGAAGACGCCCGGGAAAGCGCCGAGCTTACCATCAAGGCCGAAATCGGGAACTACGCCCTCACCACTGCGGAAACCATCAAACAGAACCAGCGGGAGCTTGAGGGAAAATTCCGCGATATTTCCGGGTATGTCGAAAACCGCAATACTGAACTCAGCGGGATTATCGATGCATCAAGGCAGAGCATCTCCGGCCTTGACAGCCGCATAGCAGCGGTACGGTCTTCCATTGAGGAGGCTTACCAGGACGCGGATTCCAGGCGCAGCGAAATTGTCGCCCGCGCCGAGGAGCAGGCCAAAACCCTTGACGCCGAGGTCAAAGACGCCGAACGGCACATCAAAGAATTCTTTGACCAGACCAAACTCATCGATCAGGCCAACGAGCTCAAAATCGACATGGAACGGCGTATCGAAGATCTCCGGGGCGACATCAACCGCCTGGATCAGCGCCGTTCCGAAGCTGCCCAGCTTGAAAGCCAGTTCGTCAAGATACGCCGCCTTGAAGACGAGGTCAACGCCAAGATGACCCGCTTCCTTTCGGAAAAGCACCGTATCGAGCAAATGGACGCGGATTTCTCGCGGCTGATTCAGATTTCCCGGGCGGTGGAAGAAAAACTCACCCAGGTTACCGCCTCGGACGATATACTCCAGCAGATGCAGGTGCAGATACGCAAGCTCGAAGAATCCCTGGAAGACGCGGAAGAAAAGTACCAGCGCATTGAAAAGAAAA is drawn from Leadbettera azotonutricia ZAS-9 and contains these coding sequences:
- a CDS encoding type II toxin-antitoxin system VapC family toxin, whose amino-acid sequence is MRIYLDNCSYNRPFDEQLAIIVRLEAEAKLYIQELVKEKQLDLVWSSVNEYENNDNPFPEKRERIKAWKDLATVHCTLNETILLNAGELMEQKLRSKDALHIASSIYAACDYFITTDKKILNKNIRGIAVVNPITFVEEYTNEK
- a CDS encoding HAD family hydrolase, whose amino-acid sequence is MDKKMKFPAVAFDLDGTLYPNYSFYARLVPFLLKEQRYLRAFGKARDRLRAEECNLAAPNCLEVSSGETPGRLSERNLSFYERQAAYMGEILHAKPELLLQKTEKIIYRGWEPIFKKVRLFPHVIETLRALKEAGVRLGLLSDFPPEAKLENLGLGGLWDAVLCSEAIGCLKPGPLPFAELAKTMGCTPGEMLYVGNSFRYDVLGAQGAGMKAAWVVSRSKAKKQARGLKNAPAAELPAKPAADFVFSDYRKLRDYVLT
- a CDS encoding SpiroCoCo family coiled-coil protein, which codes for MGFFTVGNLLTLGIVALVLILYRQLDRRGRSLDKLSKFAEKIKTEFRAFTDEQGEAVSGYRAELKVEQEAAKVLMDRIKTTNEELAEKSAAVARLEERLKTYESSMEELSGMTGRVQENLNRIRDESAFVEGAARRVTEAKSGLEDLENGLQSLEIRFERDNAESLEKTAESVIAAVRSAVSDLEANAETIERQVDEHRDAVNKIEQERAASLARDMDIVNRTLKTAVEQAGLRADRMEEAALVKLKEQAQERIRRLQAAEEERLKTYQESAKNRVAESQGLVKTFREEWRTERQEWETRDKALRDEWKKDLQEMKNAVADQEAQLVKVSEEMKRKALEVTGARLEEYRQAQDGEFRRLEALTEDSRKLDAELRRSMQEVTAKVRDEFILFETESDNARKAAAEEFSSAAAALRQDMEGVEKELNSLKNQAYQNVSEKLQVFEDDFFADLARRSGDIERRLSEWQDNLETKLKALGEDAETRRQDLETKLSEDMKKTLDAQTGKLLSDLERLKIESGAFEESIRGRMNAADDSLASYKAELDHNLEDARESAELTIKAEIGNYALTTAETIKQNQRELEGKFRDISGYVENRNTELSGIIDASRQSISGLDSRIAAVRSSIEEAYQDADSRRSEIVARAEEQAKTLDAEVKDAERHIKEFFDQTKLIDQANELKIDMERRIEDLRGDINRLDQRRSEAAQLESQFVKIRRLEDEVNAKMTRFLSEKHRIEQMDADFSRLIQISRAVEEKLTQVTASDDILQQMQVQIRKLEESLEDAEEKYQRIEKKNQTLDMTADGIASNFKALQESEKAIEKIQSDLSRLGSDHESLKNSIEALAGESEKARETADEISVLDEALAEIREKTNALQKAREWIAQSETRLEVLNKQVQTNLKIMEGVINGKGGDPLGTGAPSIGKRESIIALARQSWTVEQIAKTLKISQGEVELTLETFNKE